In Methylobacterium sp. WL1, the sequence GCGACGGGACCGGTCAGTGCCCGTCGGCCCCAGCGGCGGGCTTTGCCGTGGCGACCAGCTCGATATCGACCCCGACCTCAAGGGCGACCCATTGTCCGGAGGCCCAGGCGCCCTGGCCGACGCCGAAATCGGTGCGGACGAGGCCGGCATGCCCGGTCGCATGCGCTTGGTCCCCTTCGAGCGCCAGGTGGAAAGGCAGAGTCAGCGGACGCGTCATGCCCCGGATGGTCAGGTCGCCGACCGCCTCGTAGTCGCCCCGGCCCTTGTCGACGAAGCGGGTGGCCTCGAAGCGCGCGTGGCTGGCGCTGGTCACGTCGAACCAGTCCCTCTGCGGCAGAGCCGCGTCGCGCTGGGCATCGCCGGTCCGGGCGCTGCCGAGATCGACCAGCACTGTGGCGCGGCCGGCCTCGGGCTTGGCAGGGTCGAACGCCACCCGGGCGTCGAAGCGCTCGAAGCGTCCCGAGAACGGGGTCCCGACCTGCACCCCCGAGAACCGGATCGCACTCTTGGCCGGATCCACCGCCCACTCGGCGGAGGCGGCCGGCCGCACGGCCCCCGGGAGGGCGGCCGACAGGCACAGGGCGAGGCACGCGAGACGCAGCGTCATCGGGTCGAGTCCAGGGTTTCGGGAGGCAGCGCGGCGGCGCGGCCCGGCAGCATCCGTGCCAGTACGCCGTCCCGCAGGATGAGATGGTGGCGCAGCGCGGCCGCCACGTGCAGCACGAGCAACGCCGTCAGGAACCACGCCCCGTAGGCGTGCAGCAGCTTGACGGCCCCCTCCGCCCCCGCCGGGTCGGTCAGCAGCGGGGCCAGCGGCAGGTGCGGCCAGGGTACGAGCCCGTACAGCACCGTCGGGATGTTGAACGGCGAGAGCGAGACCACCGCCCAGCCGGTGAGCGGCAGCCCGATCAGGAGCCCGTACAGGATGGCATGGGCCGCTCCCGCCGCCCGGCGCTCGCGGGCCGGCATGCCCGCCGGGTGCGGGGGCGGCCGGTGGAACAGCCGCCAGGCGAGGCGCAGGCCGGTCAGGACCAGCACGGTGATCCCGACCGACTTGTGCCACTGGTAGAGCGGGAACAGGCGCATCGGCGCCAGCCCGGCATGCGTCATGGTCAGGCCCATGCCGATCAGGGCGAGCACGCCCAGCGCGCTCGCCCAGTGCAGCAGGATGGCCACCGCGGAGTAGCGCCGCGCCGATGCGACCCATGCCATCGCCATCCTCCCGTCCCGTCGGTCCGGGTCAGTCCTGACGCTCGAAGGCGCCCGCGATGGTCAGGTGCAGGTCGTCGCCGATGAGCGGCAGGTAGGTCTTCACCCCGAACTCGGAGCGCTTGACCGTGCCGGTGGCGTCGAACCCGACCGTGACCTTCTTGCTCAGCGGGTTCACGCCGGCCCCGACCAGGGTGACGTCCAGCGTCACCGGCTTGGTCACGCCGTGCAGCGTGAGGTTGCCGGCCACCTTCGCCTTGTCCTTGCCCTCGGGCGTGACCTTGGTGGACACGAAGGTCATCTCGGGGAACTTGCCCGCGTCGAGCCACTGGTCGCCCTTCAGCTCGTCCGTGAGCTTGGCGCTGGTCGTGGTCACCGAGGCGACCGGGATCTTGATCGACAGCTTCGCGGCCGCCGGGTTCTTGGGCTGCAGATCGAGGGTCCCGGACACGTCCGAGAAGCCGCCGGCATAGTTCGAGAAGCCCATATGGGAGACCCGCCAGCCGACCTGGGTGTGGTTGGGATCGACCGCGTAGGTGCCGGCCTGGATCTGGGCCGGGTCACGGGTCGGCGGGGTCTGGGCCAGGACCGGGGTGGCGACCAGGACCGGAGTGGCGACCAGGACCGGGGTGGCGACCAGGACGGCCAGAAGGCCGGAGGCGAGAATCGACTTCAAGGGTGTCTCCTACAGGCGACGATCATGCGCGATTCGGTGCGCCGCAGCAGCGCTGTAGACCCGTTCACGGCCGCGGTTGAGCCTGCTATCCGGAACCCCATGGTTGCGAGAACGGAAACCTTCCAGGGCGGACTCGACGACGTGCGCGCCTTCTGCACGGTCGTCGATCTCGGCACCGTCACGGCCGCGGCCGCGAGCCTGCGGGAAACCAAGGGCAGCGTCAGCCGTCGCCTCTCCCGGCTGGAACGGGCGCTCGGCACCCGGCTGATGGCCCGAACCTCCCGGGCGGTCTCGCCCACCGCAGAGGGCTTGGCGTTCTACGCCAAGGCCCACGAGAGCCTGGCCCTGCTCGACGAGGCCGCCGAGACCGCCCGCGACGCCCGGACGGTGCCGGCCGGGCACCTGCGGATGACCACCTCCATCGATTTCGGGATCGAGGTGATGCCCGAGATCGTCGCGAGCTTCCGGGCGGCCTATCCGCAGATCACGGTCGAGATGCTGAACACCGATGCCCGCCTCGACCTGGCGGCCAACCGGATCGACCTCGCCCTGCGGCTGGGCGGCGCGGAGGAGACCGGCTACCGGGCGGTCGTCCTGGCGACCCTGGCGGTCGGCCTCTACGCCGCGCCCGCCTACCTGCTGCGCCGCCCCGCGCCGGCCGACCTGGCCGGGCTGCACGGCCACGACCTGATCCTGTCCCGGGAGCGGCTGGGCTCGGGGGCCCTGCCCCTCACCGATGGGCGCGGCCAGTCCGAGCAGGTCGTCATGAGCCCGGCCATCCGGGTCAGCGACTTCGCGACCGTCCACCGCCTGACCCTGGCAGGGGCCGGGATCGGCCATATCCCGAGCCTCGTGGCCGCCCGGGCTGTCGCGGCGGGCCAGCTCGTGCGCGTGCTGGCCCCCTGGGCCAGCCGCGGCGGGGTCCTGCGCGCCGTGACGCTGGCCGGGCGCGACCTGCCGGCACGGGTCCAGGTCTTCCGGGACCATGTACGCGAGGCGCTGACGGCCTGCGGTCCAGATGCTGGGGAGACGGACTCTAGCGATCAATACAATCAAGACTTGTAGAGACTAAATATCGGCGCCTTATTGACTGAACGATCGGGACAATCTTACGGTCTGGCTTAGCGGGGTGTTCAGGACCTCGGCGCACCATGGCGCTTCGCGGCAGCCCGGGCCGCTCGGCGGTCGATCCCGCCTCAATCCCCTGCCCGGGCGTATCCAGTACCCAGCGGACACCCAACATGCCCCTTCGCAACCGGCGCCTCCGGCCCTTGCTCCTCGTCGGAACGCTGGTTCTGGCGGGTCTGTGCGCCGCACCGCCCGCGGCCTGGGCGATGCTGTCGAGCACGACCCGCGTCGTGCTGCAGAAGGGACGCCACTACGTGCCGACCGACCTGTTCCTGCGGCGCGGCGATACGATCACCCTGCGCAACGAGGATTCCAGCCAGACCCACCACGCCTTCATCGAGGCGGACCGGTTCTCGTTCGATGCGGGCGATCAGGAACCCGGCACCGAGACCCGGCTGGTCCTGGCGGAAGCGGGGGATTTCGTCATCCAGTGCGGCATCCACCCGAAGATGAAGCTGACCATCCACGTCCAGTAGGGCGCGGGGCGGTCAGCCCTCGCGGCCGAGGCCGAGCCCGCGGATCAGATCGCCGATCGGATCGATTTTCCTGGGCGCCGGCGCGGGCGCCGATGGTGCGGTCATCGGCTCGACGGCTGCCGTGCGGGCCAGGCCGGCGTTGCGCAGGCGGGCCGTCCGGCGGGGGCTGCGATCCGCCACCTTCGACCGGTGTGCCACCACCGTCTTCCGAGCTTTTTCGGCGGGGGCGACCATCTCGCTCGGCAGCGCCGGAGCCGCGATGGCACCCAGCGGCAGTGCGGCGGCCAATCGCGGCGCCAGCAGGTCGGGGGCGGGCGCACGCCCGTTCTCCGCTGTGGGGAGGTCGGACTTGCCGGGGCTGGCCAGCCGGGCCGGCGGATCCGCCCAACCCGATGGAGCAGCCTGCGCTGCGACAGTCCGGACCGGGCGCTGCTGCGCCTCGTAATTGCCCGGATGAAGAGTATGGGCCGCCACGACCAAGCCGAATACGGCGATCGCAGTCGTCGCAAGGGTGGATCTATAGTGTTCCATGACGGCAAAACGAACAGCCAAGGTCATGGTTCCGCTTGGCCGAAACCTCCGGCCGGAGCTTCAAAGTCCGGATCGCTGTCCGCCGCCACGGGGACGGGACTGAAAAAGAGGAGACAGGACAGAAAAAAAGGCCACTCCCGAAGGAGCGGCCCGAAGTCTAGGGAGGAAACGCCCAAGAAGGGCAGCGGGATCGCGACGCCATCGCCATCCCGCACTGCACAGATAGGCTACCGCATTGCGGCATGCAACCGACCGGGAGCCGTTTGCTTATGCATGAGCGACACCCGACCGATCCACAGGCATGCACTCAGATCATGACGAGACGC encodes:
- a CDS encoding YceI family protein, whose product is MKSILASGLLAVLVATPVLVATPVLVATPVLAQTPPTRDPAQIQAGTYAVDPNHTQVGWRVSHMGFSNYAGGFSDVSGTLDLQPKNPAAAKLSIKIPVASVTTTSAKLTDELKGDQWLDAGKFPEMTFVSTKVTPEGKDKAKVAGNLTLHGVTKPVTLDVTLVGAGVNPLSKKVTVGFDATGTVKRSEFGVKTYLPLIGDDLHLTIAGAFERQD
- a CDS encoding cytochrome b, which codes for MAWVASARRYSAVAILLHWASALGVLALIGMGLTMTHAGLAPMRLFPLYQWHKSVGITVLVLTGLRLAWRLFHRPPPHPAGMPARERRAAGAAHAILYGLLIGLPLTGWAVVSLSPFNIPTVLYGLVPWPHLPLAPLLTDPAGAEGAVKLLHAYGAWFLTALLVLHVAAALRHHLILRDGVLARMLPGRAAALPPETLDSTR
- a CDS encoding LysR family transcriptional regulator translates to MVARTETFQGGLDDVRAFCTVVDLGTVTAAAASLRETKGSVSRRLSRLERALGTRLMARTSRAVSPTAEGLAFYAKAHESLALLDEAAETARDARTVPAGHLRMTTSIDFGIEVMPEIVASFRAAYPQITVEMLNTDARLDLAANRIDLALRLGGAEETGYRAVVLATLAVGLYAAPAYLLRRPAPADLAGLHGHDLILSRERLGSGALPLTDGRGQSEQVVMSPAIRVSDFATVHRLTLAGAGIGHIPSLVAARAVAAGQLVRVLAPWASRGGVLRAVTLAGRDLPARVQVFRDHVREALTACGPDAGETDSSDQYNQDL
- a CDS encoding YceI family protein — protein: MTLRLACLALCLSAALPGAVRPAASAEWAVDPAKSAIRFSGVQVGTPFSGRFERFDARVAFDPAKPEAGRATVLVDLGSARTGDAQRDAALPQRDWFDVTSASHARFEATRFVDKGRGDYEAVGDLTIRGMTRPLTLPFHLALEGDQAHATGHAGLVRTDFGVGQGAWASGQWVALEVGVDIELVATAKPAAGADGH